A stretch of DNA from Tigriopus californicus strain San Diego chromosome 11, Tcal_SD_v2.1, whole genome shotgun sequence:
TCTTTTACCGAACTCTACACCTTGTCTCATATCGATACCTTCTGCATTtcggaaccaaaaaaaaaacaaatcaccTTTGCAACCGCTTAAAACTGAATCGGCTGTCTGTAAAAAATGGGTTAGAGTAGATTTTGAAGCTGACAACCGTCAGAACCGACATTgcccctcgttttcaagacatttcagcgtcatcaaactagCTGTACTCCTACTGAGAGGTTGTTTTTCATCTACAAAGTATGGCAGCTTTTTAAACAGAGTCACTTAttgccaaacttgttcatggagtgaatTAGGCAcgagaggatggataacaCCAGCTGATGTTGAACACACCCTAATGCTTAGACATTGATTCTCCAGAAGAGCACAGAACCGTCAAAACGGACATTTCCCTTCGTTTTCTAGATACTTCAGCGACATCAACAGTTTTACTGTTATGAAAAGGAAGGTTTCCATCTCACACACTCGTTCGTGTAGTGAATGAGACACTTGAGGACGGGAATCTTTATGTCTTGAGGAACATGCCGTGatgcaaagacattgatctgccagattggcatatcgaaagcaatggaatcgaccctcaacaaaattgaaaagtagACGACAATCAATCCCTTAGTTAGGCAACACATCCAACACCAACAGGGCCATGGAGTCGTTGAGGCCATCACCCGCTCTTTGAATTAACTGTGACTCTCTGAGCAAGGGACTACAATGAAGTGCTATCCAACAAACTGCATGGCGCATCAAGCGCACACTTGTGCATTGATCTTTGGTCTGAAAGGCaggcaaaacaattgattcgaCCTTCGCTCTGTTGGCAATCCAAGTGGATCACATGAACAATCagtggcccaaaaataatggacgggaagaaagaagaaccgatatccaatgctctttccagccaaatctctgGACAGCCTGAGAGCATGGCGTTAATGTGGAAGTGATTGGGAAGAAGCGGCTAGAGATGCCTTTGAACCTCTGAGTCTTTGAGCCCCAATGACTGAGTTATGCGGCAAATGTTGGATTAtgataataatctttatttcaactcttggtcatgtcatggcgtaaaaatatctgtaaaataaaatctaatgtatatacattttACAGAGGTTTgttaataaaacaagaaaaatgttaagaaggtaaaggcaaaaaaatagttgactagaaagtgatatcacaatgagtatgactaaaattggttcaatgcacatgaaaaaagggaaaaggggAATCACAGACGGTACAAACACAGTTgggtaaaggtaaatgatggaattcttggttattgcagagtagaggatgggccagattgaacagatcttcggtcagctcccgtcgttgatggcatttgactgggagccggacaaaggtgcgtgaccgccaatactccgaggGGATAtctggccaaggacaataattAATTTTTGTAGTTTTAATAATTATACCATGAACTTCTGAGGATGTcaattgcaaacaaaagcaaatattgcttatctcctaaatcgttcactttattccaaataagcatgTCATGCGATCACAAAATCTTGCTGAAGAGATGATCTTGGCCAGATTTGAGCCCAATACTTGGGAACTCAAGAAATATACACTGAAAAAAATCGTGTTTTCCGCCTGAAACGAACTACTTAACAGGAAAATCATATAAAGTGACCTGCttgtaattgaaaagatctaagtttcttcttttattattttgattcgGAAAGTGGCTCGGAGTTGgtacgaccaagagcaggctgatttggcaggaagctcgttcacattCTATATTTCTTTAAGTTCGTGATTACGCATCAAGTACATTGTGCCTTAGTTGGCAAACTCATCAGATGGACATTAATCTGTAATGAGGAAAGCCAgtctgaaaattgaatttcgccCTTTTCAGTGTGAAAAGGGTGACATCATTTTAGGTTTGATACTCAatgattcatttaaaaaaagtgccAGTGTCATGGCCAATTCGACCTAGAAAAATATGACTTCTTTTTATGTAGCTAAGCACACTCCAGTTTGACTGACTAACATCGAACGAGATGGTTATTGGATACAAAAGACGATCTCTAAATTGGAAAACAATATCTAATTAGGTATTCCACCTTCTTCCTCTgctagaatcatttttccgGTTTTATTTTCGATCCACATCACTAAAGCACGTTCCTCATCCAAAAGGTggtttttgtgagctttgactttctttatcttgaatgGTAACTCGTAAATTTGAAAGAtaagcttcttcattttgaccttgttcactaTTATTGACGTCCATCACTCTTCACGGGATCCATCCGAATTGTCGACTGAGTGAAGGTCAAATTAGGtcaaatcagaacaaagatcaatACATGAGTGAGTGCATGAAGTGCCATGCAGTTTGTTGAATGGTGCTTTTTGGTAGCCGCTTGCTTGGAGATCCACagttgattcaaaaggcaGGTGACAGCCCCAAGAGCCCCAGTGATGATGACGTGCTGccttacaattgaattgactgtCATCCACCTTTTGTTTTTGTCGAGGGACAATTCCATAGTGTTGAAtatgctcttctggagaatcaatgtcttagcatCACGGTGTGTTCGACATCACCTGATGTTATCCCATGAAcgagtttggcatcaagtgagtttctttaaaaagctATATGGATCTCACTCTGGGCTACAAGGATAAAacgttcagaccagtacaaaactttcaaattgaatggctaagattaataaaaaaaaagaacgttTCACCAAACATGACTTCGCTaatgaattggccaaaagcaaaatttgtcaccctttggaaatgatgaattttcgaagctgccgagccCCTATTTAAATAACAGCATGAGTTGCCACTTTAAAAGCATAAATGGCCGAACTTttggtcattcccgagggtgaggtaatacTTAATGTTAGCTGTGCTggggaagcaaaaatatccctcAATTTGGAGTGGGAAACCTATCATTAGAGATGTTTTGGGCTGGAACCCAGCTCGAAACTCGACAGCATTTTGACGCCTGGGCTAGCCCAAGGCTCAGCCAAGACCGAATTGCTAAAACGCATTTGGACCAAACCGCCCAAACCACCTCGAGCTGGGTTATGGCTCTGGAacagctcagctcgaaatcgtCGAGTTATGATGCAACCCAGCACGAGCTCGACGGGGTCATGCCTCAGCCCAGACCGGACGCAACGGAGCTGAACTCTGGCCCACCTCAGTTTGCCAGCTGAACTGAAAGACAAGCCGAGGAAACATTATGCATGACAATGAAAGGTCTCTTGCAATCAACAATTGGGTTGTACTCAGTTCCTTATTCGATGAAACCGCAATAAAACCTTCATAAAAGAGAGGTTGTAAACCtcagttttgcaaaattggcgtgCAAACACTTTACTCGTTGATGCAATGAGATAGCACTACTTCGTCTATTTCAGTAGGATTTTGCTTCCACTACAGAATTGCCGTTATTTGTGGCACAAACACCGTTATATTTTCACAAGAACTGCTTTAAGTCTGATTATCTCTTTATATTTTACGTATGTATTTGAAAACGAGTTCATACAAATAAAGTTATTTGCTATCAATTTTATCAGAAAGTGAAACTATAAAACTTTGGCGTCAGGATTTCATCAAAGGGTTTCAAACATTGAGCCAAAGAATTCGAAGAGATACATTTAACAAGAGCATAAGAACAAGcaaaaactgatttgaatcGTATTGTCGAGAACCAGAGACCAGTATTTTTAAAGGCAgggagtgaatcttagatcgaggaaagatccaacttatgtagAATAGTACGACTTTTTCTCGAcgattcactccttggctttaaaaaaactgagcTCAGGTACTTAAGCGTTGAACGATTAAGatagcatttcaaattcatattaTTGAAGCAATCAAGGGAAGGATGCTAAAAGCCTCAGTTCTGGCAATAATAGCACATATCATGAATATACGCAAGAGGTTATCATATCCTCTATAAATATGGATAAACTTGTGCTTTGAGTCCTGTTATAGGTGCACAAATGTTCGatcttttattgcattttggGCAAAGACAATTTTGTGGTGCTACGTGACACGAGAATCAGAAATTAGACTGGCCAATAGGTCTATTGGTTTATCCCAGAGACCCCATAGACCATATCCACCCAAGGTCTCTCTGATCCAACCCAGACATAGCTCAGTCCAGACATGGGTCAACTCGATCATGAGCCAGCTCGGATTTggcccagctcagacttgactcgaaatattaacccgatcaacccagctcagctcgaaacctGTCTNNNNNNNNNNNNNNNNNNNNNNNNNNNNNNNNNNNNGTCTTTGATCAGCCCAGCCCGCAAAAAGGACACAAATTCTAGTACTCATGAACCAAAACGAAAAAAGTCTTCTCCCTGAAACGGGTAATGCGTTCACACTTAGCATTAAAATCACAATTTATTTACAgagaaattcaaacaaatgcgacacaaaatgaatttagCGGACCTGACAATGCACAATTAGCACGGGACCTCCTGCCTACGACATGGAAGCCGAGCCTTTGAATCGTCCTAGGTAGGTATTACACGAGGGGCAATAATGGTTGTACACCTTCATTGAATCAATACAGAATGGAATCAAGCAGCATCCAAAAACAAGTCTGCAAAggaaaacgaaaatgaaaatctGCTCTAGATTAATCAATGTTTTCTCAACCCTGAGTCACCATGGTTTCAATATGGGGTCGTCTCAATCTCACCCTCCAGCAGGGTGGGTCAATAAACAAAGAGATTGGAGAAACGTTCTGCTTACCCAAAGATGGCGCACCCTGCACAAGCCAACCAAGCACCAAGTCCTGAACTGGAAGTTACGCGGGTCTTGATCATTTGATGGCATTGAGGACACTTTAATTTGGCAGGCTCATCTCCCAATTGAAGGGGCACCACAATCTGCTGAGCCTCTTGGGCAGGGGGCGGGGCGTTTGAGGAGTAGGTGTAACCTGGAAAAGCACCAGCCATTTCGATTCAGAAAACAGGAACAAGTGTGCTCGTGAAAAGAGAACTCAAGTGTTTCTTGGGAAGGACACACTTGATTCGAATTGAAAATACACCTACCTCCATGATTTGATTCCTCATAACTTGGAGGCAAGGGAGGGTAAGCCGCATTGTAGCCTTGCTTTTCTTGGTCCTGAGGTTGGACAAATCCACCTGAAGAGTGGTGTTCGTTCTTGGACATGATAAGGGAATTGTACAAAATCTGAAGCAATAACTTTCGATGTAGATGATCTGCGTGAACTGACGATTTGTGGGTGAATGAGTTACGTTTACCTAGCAAGTGGCTCTCTAGATATGGAAGAAGCCTCCGCTGGATCTTGAAGGCGGGAGCGTTTACATTTTAACTGGAACCTTCCAAAATCACCGTGTTCATGGCAGATGAAAAATTCTTGCTCTATGAACGATTACTTGGCACAACTATGNNNNNNNNNNNNNNNNNNNNNNNNNNNNNGGGGGGGGCAAACACGTGATTTGAAAACTGTCAACCCGGCTCAActcgaaatgagccactttcgtcttagctcagcccagcccgcaaattcttggctcattacatCATTCACATAGCATGCCGAACGAGAGTTGCCATCAGACTTAGTAATAAACAAACACAATTGCCTAAACCGTTTACTTTATCCACAATGAGTCCATGGTACGATTTATAGATGTGACTAGATAAACAAACTTCAccaaatttgggcccaaaatctTGATTAGGGAACTCGGAAGGGGCGGTCAAAGTTGTTATTTTACATAAAGTTCGAATTTTCTTCCCACTGCGTCAGCAATTGAAGCTTTTGAAAGGATAACTTTTAAACGAAAGATTTGACCCGT
This window harbors:
- the LOC131890088 gene encoding lipopolysaccharide-induced tumor necrosis factor-alpha factor homolog, whose amino-acid sequence is MSKNEHHSSGGFVQPQDQEKQGYNAAYPPLPPSYEESNHGGYTYSSNAPPPAQEAQQIVVPLQLGDEPAKLKCPQCHQMIKTRVTSSSGLGAWLACAGCAIFGLVFGCCLIPFCIDSMKVYNHYCPSCNTYLGRFKGSASMS